The Arvicola amphibius chromosome 6, mArvAmp1.2, whole genome shotgun sequence DNA window aaagatgcTGGGCatgattttgttcttgttttgagacaggttctctttgcataacagccttggctgtcctggaacttgctttgtagatcgtgctagcctcgaactcacagagattccctgcctctgcctctcaaatgctgggattaaaagcatgtgccaccaccgcctggcactgGATGGGATTAATGGTAAACTATTCCTTGGAGAAcagaagatcagagaagctgaaGGTATAACTAGAAACTTCAAAAATGGGATGGGGGATgaaactcagttggtagaatgcttacctagaCACAAAACATTAGATCTGATACCCAGCACTGTATAAGGTCATGTCCGGTGGGACATCAATTTCTTCAGCACCTTAGAGGTCAAGGAaggaggatccaagttcaagctcattcttttttttttaatagatagtttcttttttcttttattatttatacagtgttctgtctgcatgccagaagaagtaACCAtcgaattacagatggttgtgagccaccatgtggttgctgggaatttaactcaggacctctggaagagcagtcagtgctcttaacctctgagccatctctccagccccctcaagcTCATTCTTGACTAATGAGTTGGAAACTATCCAGGGCtacaagagactgtctcaaaaaataaaacaggagggccagggagggagagagagaaagagggaagaggaggaagaggaccgTGAAGGCTGGCAGGagcggtggtacacacctgcaataCTCAGAAGGTGGAGTCTcacactttaatctcagcagcagGGAGGCACCGGCTGCTgacctctgggagttcaaggccagcgtggtctacagagcacgcTTCGTGGGCAGTCAGGACCACACactgaaaccctatctcaaaagcaaaatttCCTCATCACTCTAGCCACATTTAAGGGCTCAAGATCAacagtgttgtttttctttctccctggccTTTAACACAACGTACAGATGAGAATGACTTCTTTTCTGGTtctttgagactaggtttctctatgtgtcatccctggctgtcttcgaactcacttagtagaccaggttggtcagGAACGCCGAGATCTGCACGCCTCTGGCCAATTTCTGGAATCAAGGACGTGCACCATCACGCCCATCTGACTTTGAGCTGCTTAGCCTCCACTCTCcacgtcctgagtgctggggttacagatgtctGCCACAGTTCCCAATTTCTACGgtgctgaagattgaacccagaaccttttCACTGTTAGAAAAGCATCTAATGACTGAGCTACAGCTGAATCCTGTCGAGGGCCTAAGGAGGTCTCACAGAACGTTAGCACCAGACTGTGCCCAGGGAGCTCAAAGCTGGACACCAAGGTACTTCAGATACGGCACTTCCAGAACACCAACCTCTGCCCATACTGGCTGAAGACACCAGAATACACCCCATAAACAGCCTAGGTCCCCAAAGTACAGCAGCTGTACTGCAAACCCCTCCCATTTCTGTCCTGGCTGTCTAGACAGCCTGCTATGTCCTCCACCCCTCAGATGAGTGCAGACACATCCCTACACCCCCAacccttctcccatcccctcGAGATGAGTCACTCATCCGGGCTGGCTCATCCCTGCCTGTGCTTTTGCTTTCTTCAGGGTCACAGGAGCACAAGAGTCCCAAGGACATTCCAGGTGGGGAGAGTGCGTGGCTCATGCAGTAGCCCCATCCTGGAGAGGGTACCCCCTTCTAGAGCTGCCTAACTGCTGCCTGTCACAGTTCAAATGGTCCATCACTGTATGTTGGGGCTGTTTTGAACCACTGCcagtcccatcccccacccccatgcccagtACGGCTGGCCTAGGAAGAGATGCTTTCCCAAGGTCTGGGGGTGGACAAACAAGCTATGGACACCCTACCTGTCCTTCTGCCAGAACTCATCATTTCCAGTGAACACTGCCTGGGGCTgatccccatcccatccccactgGGAAAGGTTCAGGGCCAGCCACTGGACTGATGCTTGGGAGGCCCTTGGAGGAATTGAatccaccttcccttccctcacccATCACCTTCCCTCCAACATCCCAAATAAACACGCAAGACAGTGTTTCTGGTCTGAGAGCGATGGACATTTAGATGTTGGCAACTGACCAGTGCCTCTTGGGGAGCAGGCAGAGCAAAGACAGAGAGGTAGGGTACAGTGCTGCCAGCCAGGGCTCAGCTCATCGTGGTCGCTGGGGTGTGAGTGGAGGAAAAATAGCCAGGGTCAAGTCCAGAGCTCAGAGCCTTACCCTTTCCAGGGCCCAGTACCATCAGATGGCTGGGTGACCTCAGCCCGCGGCCTGTGTGCGCCTGGAAGTAGGCACCGCCAACCTCTGCCCATTCTGACGGAGGGGCAGCGTCACTGGGGGCAGATGGCAGGCTCTGCACCCTCTAGTGGAAGAAGGACAAGGGGTGGTGAAGTGGCTGTGTGGTCACTGAGGTCTCAAGTTGGTTGAGGCTTGGGATCCAGACCACAGTTAAGGGTCTGGCTGGACAAGGCTGGCAGCTTTCCTTAAAGCCCTCATGATCCTTCAGCTGTCCTCCCAAACAGttcccccacaacacacacacacacacacacacacacacacacacacaccccgggaAAGTCCTAATCAAGGCAGTACAAGCGAAAGGAAAGGGTGAATCCCCAGCCTCCTAAGGTGGAGGGCACTCACCCCTGGATGCAGCAGCTGGACATTGGGCCCAGTCTGCTGAGCTACATCACGGCTCTTGGCTTCTTGGTCACCCACATAGGAAGACAAAACAGGACCTGTGAACCCCTGCCCCAGACTCCTGAAAATCTCGAAGATGGTGTGTCCCCAATGGGACTCTGGCCAGAAGCATGCATAAGCCAGCCAGTCTCAGGGCCACAGTTCCCCACGGACAGCTGAGGGATGATGGGCGGCTCCCGCAGCGGGGCAGAGAAACTAAGGCACAAAGCTAACCTAAGCCCACTGGGTAAGGTGGGGTGGGTGCAGGATCCAGAGCTCACTCCTCCCCCTCTGCAAAGCACAAAGTGACCAGGCAACGATCACAACCAGGCTCTGACAACCTGGCACGGAACAAAGTTCAGGCTGATGATCCTGGGTGCCAGTGAGTGGCTCTTGACAGAGGGACTGTATATTCCGACTGGCCCGAAAAGGCCTCTGGAGATGGGGAAGACCCCTGGACGCGGCTGACACTCTAGTCTGGGCCCCATGGCCAGTCTGAGGCCTGAGTCTGGAAAGCGAACATCCAGCTGGGGCTGGCAAGGTGGTGGATGATGACAAGGTCCCTGCATGGGCTAGTAGTCTCCATTAGACCCTCCATGGGCATcgtaaagagggagagagaatgagagggaagcagggaaaggGCCTAGGGTCTTAGCACATTTAGGCAGGTGGAACCCAGATGGGCGGGTCGCCTTGCGCTTCAGGACTGCCTGCGCAGACTGGGTCGCCGGAAGGTCGGGTGCATGAGGTTCTCGGTGATATAGGCCACCAGCAGGCAGATGACCACCAACATCACACAGATGGAGCCGCCCACCGCCGTCATGGCCACCACGATCTCCTGCATAGCTGCCGGTTCGGCGGTGAACTCCACGCACTCGGCGAGCTCTGGCTGGGTGGCGGCGAGCTCGGCGCGTAACGGCAGCGGCTGCAGGCACAAGCGGTAGCGTACGCTGTCGTGCACGTCGGGCAGCAGGTAGTCGCGGCAGGAGGCGCCCAACAGCACGCGATCGCACGGGAAGCGTGTGTAGGTGCCACGCCACGAGCAGTTCAGCGCGAAGATTCGCACGCGGCGCGCCTCGGCCGGTGCCAGTCGCCACTGCAGCAACACGCTGCGGTTGCGCAGGACGTGGGCGCGCAGAGAACCACCCGCCGAGACCAGCGTCACGCAGCCCGGAGCCTGGCAGCGGAAACCCCGAGCGGGGCTGCGAAAGCATAGGCGCCCACCGCCCGCCTCGGGGCCCTCGGACAGCACCTTGTAG harbors:
- the Fndc10 gene encoding fibronectin type III domain-containing protein 10, encoding MRAPPLLLLLAACAPPSGAAVVPTPPGWEPASDAPWCPYKVLSEGPEAGGGRLCFRSPARGFRCQAPGCVTLVSAGGSLRAHVLRNRSVLLQWRLAPAEARRVRIFALNCSWRGTYTRFPCDRVLLGASCRDYLLPDVHDSVRYRLCLQPLPLRAELAATQPELAECVEFTAEPAAMQEIVVAMTAVGGSICVMLVVICLLVAYITENLMHPTFRRPSLRRQS